A window of the Kosakonia radicincitans DSM 16656 genome harbors these coding sequences:
- a CDS encoding phage tail protein has product MMLALGFFVFMRQTLPFQGMQRDAEYRWPSNSRVGRRDAFQFLGVGEEKITLNGTLYPEITGGTLTLTALRQMAEQGKAWPLIAGTGQIYGMYVINSINETGAEFFSDGSPRKIDFTLALTRVDESLAAVYGDLSQQADMLAGKAKDAATRLITMPGL; this is encoded by the coding sequence ATGATGCTCGCATTAGGTTTCTTTGTCTTTATGCGCCAGACACTGCCGTTTCAGGGCATGCAGCGCGACGCGGAATATCGCTGGCCGTCAAACAGCCGCGTCGGCAGGCGCGATGCTTTCCAGTTCCTCGGCGTCGGGGAGGAAAAAATCACGCTCAACGGCACGCTTTACCCGGAAATCACCGGCGGGACGCTGACGCTGACCGCGCTCAGGCAGATGGCCGAACAGGGTAAGGCGTGGCCGCTGATAGCCGGAACCGGCCAGATTTACGGCATGTATGTCATCAACAGCATTAACGAAACCGGCGCGGAGTTTTTTTCGGACGGCTCACCCCGCAAGATTGATTTTACGCTGGCGTTAACGCGCGTGGATGAGTCGCTGGCGGCGGTATATGGCGACCTGAGTCAGCAGGCTGACATGCTGGCCGGTAAAGCAAAAGACGCCGCCACCAGATTAATCACCATGCCGGGGTTATGA
- the mug gene encoding G/U mismatch-specific DNA glycosylase — MINDILAPGLRVVFCGINPGKSSAHTGFHFAHPGNRFWKVIHQAGFTDRLLRPEEEIHLLDTRCGITMLVERPTVQASEVALHELRTGGRELVMKIEEYQPAALAILGKQAFEQAFSVRGANWGKQTMSIGVTQIWVLPNPSGLNRATLDKLVAAYRELDDALVTRGL; from the coding sequence ATGATCAATGATATTCTCGCTCCCGGGCTGCGCGTGGTGTTTTGTGGTATCAATCCGGGTAAATCTTCCGCGCATACCGGCTTCCACTTTGCGCATCCTGGCAACCGTTTCTGGAAGGTAATCCATCAGGCCGGCTTTACCGACAGGCTGCTGCGACCGGAAGAGGAGATTCATTTGCTGGATACGCGCTGTGGCATCACCATGCTGGTGGAGCGCCCGACGGTACAGGCCAGCGAAGTGGCGCTGCATGAGCTGCGTACCGGCGGCAGAGAGCTGGTTATGAAGATCGAAGAGTATCAGCCTGCAGCGCTGGCGATCCTCGGTAAACAGGCCTTCGAGCAGGCATTCAGCGTCAGAGGTGCTAACTGGGGCAAGCAGACAATGAGCATTGGCGTGACGCAAATTTGGGTGCTGCCCAATCCCAGTGGGTTAAATCGCGCGACGCTGGATAAACTGGTAGCCGCTTACCGCGAACTGGATGATGCGCTGGTGACAAGAGGGCTGTAG
- the rpoD gene encoding RNA polymerase sigma factor RpoD gives MEQNPQSQLKLLVTRGKEQGYLTYAEVNDHLPEDIVDSDQIEDIIQMINDMGIQVMEEAPDADDLLLAETTADTDDDAAEAAAQVLSSVESEIGRTTDPVRMYMREMGTVELLTREGEIDIAKRIEDGINQVQCSVAEYPEAITYLLEQYDRVEAEQARLSDLITGFVDPNAEEDLAPTATHVGSELSSEEMDDDDDDEDEDDDDSSDDDNSIDPELAREKFGELRTQYELTRDTIKAKGRSHAAAQEEILKLSEVFKQFRLVPKQFDYLVNSMRIMMDRVRTQERIIMKLCVEQCKMPKKNFITLFTGNETSETWFNAALAMNKPWSEKLHEVTEEVQRSLQKLQQIEEETGLTIEQVKDINRRMSIGEAKARRAKKEMVEANLRLVISIAKKYTNRGLQFLDLIQEGNIGLMKAVDKFEYRRGYKFSTYATWWIRQAITRSIADQARTIRIPVHMIETINKLNRISRQMLQEMGREPTPEELAERMLMPEDKIRKVLKIAKEPISMETPIGDDEDSHLGDFIEDTTLELPLDSATTESLRAATHDVLAGLTAREAKVLRMRFGIDMNTDHTLEEVGKQFDVTRERIRQIEAKALRKLRHPSRSEVLRSFLDD, from the coding sequence ATGGAGCAAAACCCGCAGTCACAGCTGAAGCTACTTGTCACCCGTGGTAAGGAGCAAGGCTATCTGACCTATGCCGAGGTCAATGACCATCTGCCGGAAGATATCGTCGACTCCGATCAGATCGAAGACATCATCCAAATGATCAACGACATGGGCATTCAGGTGATGGAAGAAGCACCGGATGCTGATGATTTGCTGCTGGCTGAGACCACTGCCGACACGGACGATGACGCTGCCGAAGCGGCTGCGCAAGTGCTTTCCAGCGTGGAATCTGAAATCGGGCGCACGACCGACCCGGTTCGCATGTATATGCGTGAAATGGGTACCGTTGAACTGCTGACCCGTGAAGGCGAAATTGACATCGCCAAACGTATCGAAGACGGGATTAACCAGGTTCAGTGCTCCGTTGCCGAGTACCCGGAAGCCATTACCTATCTGTTAGAACAATACGACCGCGTCGAAGCGGAACAGGCGCGTCTGTCCGATTTGATCACCGGCTTTGTCGATCCAAATGCGGAAGAAGATCTTGCGCCAACGGCAACGCATGTCGGCTCTGAGCTCTCCAGCGAAGAGATGGATGACGACGATGATGACGAAGATGAAGACGACGATGACAGCAGCGACGATGACAACAGCATCGATCCTGAGCTGGCCCGTGAAAAATTCGGCGAGCTGCGTACCCAGTACGAACTGACCCGCGACACGATCAAAGCCAAAGGCCGCAGCCACGCTGCAGCACAGGAAGAGATCCTCAAGCTGTCTGAAGTCTTCAAGCAGTTCCGTCTGGTGCCGAAACAGTTCGACTACCTGGTGAACAGCATGCGTATCATGATGGATCGCGTGCGCACTCAGGAACGCATCATCATGAAGCTGTGCGTTGAACAGTGCAAAATGCCGAAGAAAAACTTCATTACGCTGTTCACCGGCAATGAAACCAGCGAAACCTGGTTCAATGCTGCGCTGGCGATGAACAAACCGTGGTCCGAAAAGCTGCATGAAGTGACAGAAGAAGTTCAGCGCAGCCTGCAAAAACTGCAACAGATTGAAGAAGAAACCGGCCTGACCATCGAGCAGGTAAAAGATATCAACCGTCGTATGTCCATCGGCGAAGCGAAAGCGCGCCGTGCGAAGAAAGAGATGGTGGAAGCGAACCTGCGTCTGGTTATTTCTATCGCCAAGAAATACACCAACCGTGGTCTGCAATTCCTCGATCTAATTCAGGAAGGCAACATCGGTCTGATGAAAGCGGTTGATAAGTTCGAATACCGCCGTGGTTACAAGTTCTCCACCTACGCAACCTGGTGGATCCGTCAGGCGATTACCCGCTCCATCGCGGATCAGGCGCGCACCATCCGTATTCCGGTGCATATGATTGAGACCATTAACAAACTCAACCGTATCTCCCGCCAGATGCTGCAGGAAATGGGTCGTGAGCCGACGCCGGAAGAGCTGGCCGAACGCATGTTGATGCCGGAAGATAAAATCCGCAAAGTGCTGAAAATCGCCAAAGAGCCAATCTCCATGGAAACACCGATTGGTGATGATGAAGATTCGCATCTGGGTGATTTTATCGAGGATACCACCCTCGAGCTGCCGCTGGACTCAGCCACCACCGAGAGCCTGCGTGCGGCAACGCACGACGTGCTGGCTGGTCTGACAGCCCGTGAAGCGAAAGTACTGCGTATGCGTTTCGGTATCGATATGAACACCGACCACACGCTGGAAGAAGTGGGTAAACAGTTTGACGTTACCCGCGAACGTATCCGTCAGATCGAAGCGAAAGCGCTGCGTAAACTGCGCCATCCGAGCCGATCTGAAGTGCTGCGTAGCTTCCTCGACGATTAA
- a CDS encoding phage late control D family protein translates to MSEILYSQAGSSLTPAFMLKLDSKDITGTISNRLINLTMTDNRGFEADQLDIELDDSDGLVQLPVRGAVLTLYLGWKDSALVGKGSFTVDEVEHRGAPDTVTIRARSADFRGTLNSRREESWHDKTLGDIVAAIAARNKLTASVTPALAGIHIPHIDQTQESDAKFLTRLADRNGGEVSVKAGKLLFLRAGNATTASGKPIPQVTITRRDGDRHQFAIADRGAYTGVTAQWLHTKDPKPKKVKVKRKPREQHLRALQHPKAKAKKKEAKVPEAREGEYLAGEADNVFALTTVYATKAQAMRAAQAKWDKLQRGVAEFSISLAVGRADLYPETPVKVSGFKSIIDEQAWIITKVTHTLNNSGFTTGVELEVKLSNVEYDAVADSDDEGE, encoded by the coding sequence ATGTCAGAAATACTCTACAGCCAGGCGGGGAGCTCACTCACTCCCGCATTTATGCTGAAACTGGACAGTAAGGATATCACCGGCACCATCAGCAACCGGCTGATAAACCTCACGATGACGGATAACCGGGGCTTTGAGGCTGACCAGCTTGATATTGAGCTCGATGACAGCGACGGCCTTGTGCAGTTGCCGGTGCGCGGCGCGGTACTGACCCTGTATCTCGGCTGGAAAGATTCCGCGCTGGTCGGCAAGGGCAGTTTTACCGTTGATGAGGTTGAGCACCGGGGCGCGCCTGATACCGTGACCATACGCGCCCGCAGCGCTGATTTTCGCGGTACGCTGAATTCCCGGCGTGAAGAGTCCTGGCACGACAAAACCCTCGGCGATATCGTGGCGGCGATCGCCGCACGTAACAAACTGACGGCGAGTGTCACCCCGGCGCTGGCCGGGATTCATATCCCGCATATCGACCAGACGCAGGAATCCGACGCTAAATTTCTGACACGGCTGGCTGACCGGAACGGTGGCGAGGTGTCGGTCAAGGCGGGGAAGCTGCTGTTTCTCAGAGCCGGGAATGCCACAACCGCCAGCGGCAAGCCCATTCCGCAGGTGACGATCACCCGCCGCGATGGCGACCGGCACCAGTTTGCGATTGCCGACCGGGGCGCTTACACCGGCGTTACGGCGCAGTGGCTTCACACCAAAGACCCGAAACCGAAAAAAGTGAAGGTGAAGCGCAAGCCCAGAGAGCAGCATTTACGCGCGCTACAGCATCCGAAAGCCAAAGCCAAAAAGAAGGAAGCTAAAGTACCGGAAGCCCGTGAGGGCGAATATCTGGCCGGTGAGGCGGATAACGTGTTTGCACTTACAACGGTGTATGCCACAAAAGCCCAGGCCATGCGGGCGGCTCAGGCGAAGTGGGACAAGCTGCAGCGCGGTGTCGCGGAATTCTCGATAAGTCTGGCCGTCGGCCGCGCCGATCTTTACCCGGAAACGCCGGTGAAAGTCTCGGGGTTTAAGAGCATTATCGATGAGCAGGCGTGGATTATTACCAAAGTGACTCACACGTTAAACAACAGCGGTTTCACGACGGGGGTAGAGCTTGAGGTGAAACTATCAAATGTTGAGTATGATGCCGTTGCAGATAGTGATGATGAGGGGGAATAA
- a CDS encoding DNA-binding transcriptional regulator: MFHCPQCKHAAHARTSRYLSENTKERYHQCTNINCSCTFVTMESIERYIVTPGKINPAPPHPNQTGQRQLWF, from the coding sequence ATGTTCCATTGTCCACAGTGTAAGCACGCCGCGCATGCACGTACCAGCCGCTATCTAAGTGAGAACACAAAAGAAAGGTATCATCAGTGCACGAATATTAATTGCAGTTGCACCTTCGTGACGATGGAATCGATAGAGCGCTATATAGTTACCCCTGGTAAAATAAATCCCGCGCCACCGCACCCAAACCAGACCGGACAGCGTCAGTTATGGTTCTAA
- a CDS encoding phage tail tape measure protein, translating to MSSVKLQVLLKAVDQATRPLKSIDKASKELAGGMRTTQTALRELNGQASKIDGFRKTRAQLAVTEQALKKARDEAAALAIQFKNTEQPTRAQAQAMETARKSAAALQLKHNSLRESVQRQRQELSLAGINTRTLAADERKLKATISETTSQLNRQREALARVSAQQEKLSRVKQRYQAGKALAGNAAAVGAAGAGMATTATLAGAALLKPGYDFAQKNSELQAVLGVGKDSAEMTALRKQARQLGDNTAASADDAAGAQIIIAKGGGDAAAIQAVTPVTLNMALANRRTMEENAGLLMGMKSAFQLSNDKVAHIGDVLSMTMNKTAADFDGLSDALTYAAPVAKNAGVSIEQAAAMVGALHDAKITGSMAGTGSRAVITRLQAPTGEAYRAIKELGITTADKKGNTRPIFSILKEMQASFEKNKLGTGQRAEYLKTIFGEEASSSAAVLMAAASGGKLDALTAAFKASDGKTEELVNVMQDNLGGDFKEFQSAYEAVGTDLFDQQESSLRKLVQTATGYVLRLDGWIQKNKGLAQTLGVIAAVAVGVVGLVGAIGLVAWPVVMGVNAIIAAAGVLGTVFSVAGGAIMTVLGALTWPIVAIGVAIVAGALLIRKYWEPISAFFSGVVEGLSAAFAPVGELFSPLKPVFDWLGGKLKAVWDWFTNLIAPVKSTQDTLNACRDTGVLFGQALADALLMPLTAFNKLKQGIDWVLDKLGLINKESSDLDQKAVKAGAAAQNGTYIPATSTYGGYQGYQPAVAPGGKSYVDNRQSHYNITMQNGGAPGGELGRQLQDAVEKADREKRARERSSMRHDG from the coding sequence ATGAGTAGCGTGAAATTACAGGTATTACTCAAAGCTGTTGACCAGGCGACCCGCCCGTTAAAATCCATCGACAAGGCCAGCAAGGAGCTGGCCGGAGGGATGCGCACAACACAAACCGCATTGCGTGAGCTCAACGGACAGGCGTCAAAGATTGACGGCTTTCGCAAAACCCGCGCACAACTGGCGGTCACTGAGCAGGCGCTGAAAAAAGCCAGAGACGAAGCCGCCGCGCTGGCGATTCAGTTTAAAAACACTGAACAGCCGACCCGCGCGCAGGCGCAGGCAATGGAGACGGCACGCAAAAGCGCCGCCGCGCTCCAGCTTAAACACAACAGCCTGCGTGAATCCGTGCAGCGTCAGCGGCAGGAGCTCAGCCTTGCCGGGATAAACACCCGCACGCTGGCCGCTGACGAGCGAAAACTCAAAGCCACCATCAGTGAAACCACGTCACAGCTCAACCGGCAGCGTGAGGCGCTGGCGCGCGTCAGTGCGCAACAGGAGAAACTCAGCCGGGTAAAACAGCGCTATCAGGCCGGAAAGGCGCTCGCCGGGAATGCGGCAGCGGTGGGCGCGGCAGGGGCGGGAATGGCAACCACGGCAACGCTTGCCGGGGCGGCGCTGCTGAAACCGGGCTATGACTTCGCGCAAAAAAACTCGGAGCTTCAGGCGGTGCTCGGCGTGGGTAAAGACTCGGCGGAAATGACTGCATTGCGCAAACAGGCGCGCCAGCTCGGCGACAACACAGCCGCCTCGGCTGACGACGCTGCCGGGGCGCAAATCATCATCGCCAAAGGGGGCGGTGATGCGGCCGCGATTCAGGCTGTCACGCCGGTGACCCTGAATATGGCGCTGGCTAACCGGCGCACGATGGAAGAGAACGCCGGTCTGTTGATGGGGATGAAATCCGCGTTTCAGCTCTCAAACGATAAGGTCGCGCACATCGGTGATGTTCTCTCCATGACGATGAACAAAACCGCCGCTGACTTTGACGGGCTGAGTGATGCGCTGACCTATGCCGCGCCGGTGGCAAAAAATGCCGGGGTGAGTATCGAGCAGGCCGCCGCCATGGTGGGCGCGTTACATGATGCGAAAATCACCGGCTCGATGGCCGGTACGGGGAGCCGCGCGGTGATAACGCGCTTACAGGCACCGACCGGCGAGGCGTACCGGGCGATTAAAGAGCTCGGTATCACCACGGCAGATAAAAAAGGTAACACCCGGCCCATCTTCAGCATCCTGAAAGAAATGCAGGCCAGTTTTGAGAAAAACAAACTCGGCACCGGCCAGCGCGCCGAATACCTGAAAACGATATTCGGCGAAGAAGCCAGCTCATCAGCGGCGGTGTTAATGGCCGCCGCATCGGGCGGGAAACTGGATGCACTGACCGCTGCGTTTAAAGCCTCGGACGGGAAAACGGAGGAACTGGTCAACGTCATGCAGGACAACCTTGGCGGCGACTTTAAAGAGTTCCAGTCGGCTTATGAGGCGGTCGGTACTGACCTGTTTGATCAGCAGGAATCCTCGCTCCGAAAACTGGTGCAGACCGCTACAGGTTACGTGCTCAGGCTTGATGGCTGGATACAGAAAAACAAAGGGCTGGCGCAGACGCTGGGCGTGATTGCGGCGGTGGCTGTCGGCGTGGTGGGGCTGGTCGGCGCTATTGGTCTGGTTGCCTGGCCGGTTGTGATGGGCGTTAACGCGATTATCGCCGCTGCCGGTGTGCTCGGGACGGTCTTCAGTGTGGCGGGCGGGGCAATTATGACGGTGCTCGGTGCGCTGACATGGCCGATTGTGGCGATCGGGGTGGCGATTGTCGCCGGTGCGCTGCTCATCCGTAAATACTGGGAGCCCATCAGCGCCTTTTTCAGCGGGGTTGTTGAGGGGCTAAGCGCCGCATTTGCGCCGGTCGGGGAACTGTTTTCGCCGCTTAAGCCCGTTTTTGACTGGCTCGGCGGGAAATTAAAGGCGGTGTGGGACTGGTTCACAAACCTGATTGCGCCGGTCAAATCCACGCAGGACACGCTTAACGCCTGCAGGGATACCGGCGTCCTGTTTGGACAGGCGCTGGCAGATGCACTGCTGATGCCGCTTACCGCGTTTAACAAACTGAAACAGGGCATAGACTGGGTGCTCGATAAACTCGGTCTCATCAATAAAGAATCCAGCGATCTTGACCAGAAAGCCGTAAAAGCTGGCGCGGCGGCGCAGAACGGCACCTATATCCCGGCAACCAGTACCTATGGCGGTTATCAGGGATATCAGCCCGCCGTTGCCCCCGGTGGTAAATCCTATGTCGATAACCGGCAAAGCCATTACAACATCACGATGCAGAACGGCGGCGCACCGGGCGGCGAACTCGGGCGGCAGTTGCAGGATGCCGTTGAAAAGGCTGACCGTGAGAAACGCGCCCGCGAACGTTCCAGCATGCGCCACGACGGATAA